The genomic region CGCATTTGAGACGTTCAGGCCGAACCTGCTGGGGTCTAAAGTGATGGTCTATACAGACCATACGGATATCAAATATCTCTTGGCAAAGAAGGAATCAAAGATTCATCAGATGGGTGCTTCTTCTACCGGAATTTGACTGGGAAGCAGTGGATAAGAAAGGATGTGAGAACAGAGAGGCGGATTACCTGAGCCAAATTCAACAAGAAGATAACGGTGAAGCCATGCCAGACGTTTTCCATGAAAAGCAGTTGCACCTGACCGAGTCAACACCTGAAAGACAGTGGATCTACCAGGAAGGGAGAATTGATCAAGCCGAACAAGGAAGCAGAGGATGGAAAGAGCCATTGTTTGTAGATATGGCCGACTACTTGGTAGCGAGCAAGTTGACAGAAAGAGACGGAATGGAGGCGTTTGtagtggacgacattccactactaATGTCTAGCTCGTGCCAGTGAACAGGTAGAAGGAGTGATCAGGTACTCATggatagtctgcttgatcaagcaacaaattctaaatctcttaatctgatcaagtgacattccAGGGAACCTGGTCAAATccttgttagtgtaaatagtttttttagtgtgttaagttttattttcttagttaatcaAAAAGCGGGACTGAAGAaaggaaactgatcaagtggaactaattgagttttcatctggaattaaatatccacttgatcagtgcaaaTCGAATTTAATCAGTAGTACAGTGACTGAGTTGACAAAGGCAGGTGATGATAAGACGTGTGCAGTAATTAGAGAGGTGTAAGAAGGCGCCAACTGTCACAATGAAGAGACATCTtggagagaaggaggaagcgtaTCAGATAAGCTTTGCCATCTGGCACTCTAAAAAGGTGCGCCTGCACATGAAGATTCGCACAAGTCTGAACAGACGCAAAGATCTCAAACTGGCAAGAATCTCAACAGTCGGGGTTGCAGTATAAAAAGGGTTTTTCGGGTCTCACTTTCCATCAACTACCTTCAGAACCTTTGTGATATCCTCATCTAATTCTCTCCAAGTTCAAATCACCCGAAATCATAATCAGAAAGAAATGTAGGGCAATCAACTCGAGACTTCCAATACTTCCTCATTTTCTTCAGGAGCCGGTATCAACAGTGATAATCAGAGATCATTGTCACCACCCAGCCCACCAACCACCAGAACCCCATTATTGCTTTCTAGATTCATCGGCCCACTCCAATATGTAGACCCGGCTGACATAAGGCGTGTGGACTCCGTACTCAGAAATTTTCCCACCGGCGCTGACCCCGTGGAGGTTTACACCGCCCTCAAAGCTCGCCTAGGAATTTCTAGGTCTAAGGACCCCGCTTCGCCACCACCCGCAGAGGAGGATGACTCCATCCCGAAAAGGACGCGCCGCCGAACGATGGACCAACTGGttcttgaagctgagggttcaagGCAGCAAGTGGATGAGAAGAGACAAGCGCACCAAGGGACCAGGGCAGCCGTagaagcaagcaagactgtggagGGCAGCCAGGTGAGAGCAGAGGAATAGAGCAAGAGGAAAGAGGAAGAAAGTATCCTTCCTCCTCCCAAGAAGGGCAACCATACCAACCAAGGTATGGGGCTTACTAACGCTGCCAGCATGCTTCTCCCAacgaaggagaaaaagaataaaaataccaaAGAGGAGGAGCTCCGATAAACGCAAACGCCTtagaggcaataaggaaggcctgtgtaatgaaggcaataaggaaggcgtGCAACACCCCCTGATTCAACCATCTAGAAGGCAGTAGTATCACCCTTAACTttgtttctttgtgtaaattgtgttttcgactccgttctcacacttagtcctgtgtctggactaagtgtgagaagtttatggaagttGTTGTCTATTTTGCCtatgtgttgtgtttttctatatttgttaGCATGTGTTGATCGCTGGCACTGcatcacacttagcccagtgtctggtctaagtgtgagaagtttcccttgtttttTGTTGTGTCGtcgcctgtgcctaacccttttttccactgcatccagtccctcgaggacgagttcatatgcagtggggaggacgagttcatatgcagtggggaggggggacgagTCCCtcgaagacttgattactttttgggagagttagaaaaaggattcagtatgctcacatgtaaaacttgattgcaaaaacttgatcaatttgaacgacgcaagtatgatggaaacgctcaatttctaaaccaactgtgaagcctctctatatgtgagttataagccaaaagtagaacactttctactatttttacaaaagttATTTTTACGAGAGGCTAACTTTtagtattgagatgaaaattgcacaagtagtaaggactaaaggcattaggacttaaccatttgagtcGTTTCTtttccttcgttccacaaacccgcctcactaatcaaggcaccccttagtaaACCACGTTGAGCCCATACAGTCTTACCCATTccttgaagccttaaaaccaaattcaaagtttcatatcacatgaggaaagagggTCAAAGAGATGAATTTTGTCAAGAgaaacaaaaggggatagcGATAGAATGGTCGAAATAAAGGGTAGCCggcttgatcaagttagacaatcgagttgatcatataaaagaaatgaagaaaaggtttgagaaaaagggcaggaaatagttgtaacctgacccagaaaatcaaaagtcgggAAATAAGCTTGAAGTTATAAGGCTAATGGTCGAAATTTGACCAAGAAGGAGCATCAAGCAGAGGATGAAATAAATATCTCAAATCTGGtccagcgagtttagtcaaatctttggcttttttttactcatttgatttttctttttaaatttaaaaattttattttaaacttagaacccctaggaccctaccctaatatgttactacccttgagtctcgttacaacccaaaacaaagaccttaaggaactatcttgtgcagtccaattcaaagtattaaatttatggcaacaccgagtgaacaagTCCTAACATCtttggtgagaaatgagtgactgagtgaatccaacagtggtttttaaattgagcaatcttgacaagctgacaccttgatcaagcaagaGCGAAAGAGAAGTAACACAAgctactggcaaatggattgacctcgacctcagGTATGATTGTTgaaaaattattcggtctaatgcatacatgtgaatacgtgtttttatcttgaagtcttgtttttttcttttcgtttttcttttacttgtgaaataagtaaaccatgcctgaaatttgccttatctttttcttttcttttttctttacaCTTGAgaacaagtatgttttaagtgtgagcagtttgataaggatcatttcatgcatcagtttaagggtaaaatgtacgctgcttgatcggtttatcgcgcaaaacaagtgttaaatgtgcaggaatgccgcttgaccaaggcagcaaggccaaactgatcaagcaagtacaaaaggcgataaaaggccaagaatcgggggagttgaatcaaggggagtgatcaagcagttaggcggggactactggcttctagaagaagaacacgtgaggaaatgagctggatgtggcgcaccattctgttatcaaggacaacgttctagaaggggacacctgctagcttatgagacgcaaggacagagctgagtcatgaatctgttactcaaaagcgtcgtcattctagaagaaaggcacgtagcaatcaatgagtcgctcattctcagcatgagcgaatattccctgtcaagatcgttatccagctggaggccgaatcgagcttataaatagagggtgtgccatcagAAGAAGGAgatccgatcctttactttccgtctagtttagcttagtttagttctctagcttagtccagttctctagattagcttagcttagataaagtaatgcgtagttagaaagGGGATTAAATAAGCGCTGCAGattacttgttatctgtcggcgtattcctaaattacccgccgagattcttctcggttttacttgctttcttattttctgaagtattagcttagttttaatttcacgctgtattgctctcagtttagtttaatcgaagttatttcattttcatcctcgcatttactttttCGTTGTTACCtacaatttacttgacccagtagttataattccgttgatcaagctagctagtttaattctgcctagagtaaaaacagtagttaaaaactcccaagttaaagcgtggcagcagccaacccccctgttcactactcacacactcaacacaccaacttctctgtgggatcgaccccgaacttgccgctttactgttaaagttgtgcaaaattgggagtttacaaattactttggtaaggaagaaagagcgagagcaagactgcattgattaagtggcaacgacatttgctaactgatccgaccggttcggttatcattccatataacttgatccgcattctaatcaCGTTTTTGTCTCTTTCCGAGTCCTTccatatatttagtttatttattttggaattaGATAGCTATATTAATTTGGATTGCCATTGAAGTATTATTTATAAGAATTTCAGAATGGAcatcaattaccatccaaattgaatttaaatataaaaatttgtcGTCAAGATGATTGGAGAAAGAATTGTCCAAGttgccctttgaaggccttaagggcattttcgtccgaaattttttttaaatatctcaaatgatattaacttgtagttgatggacctaaaatgatattttcaaattcACAGatctaaaataataatttaacaaAGTTTGTGAACCTAAAAAATGTTCcctcttatatttattttttatggatagAGTTACTATTTTATTTGCGGCTATAATAGTTCGTACACACATATTCTgttaattattttactttaaatGATTTTCCTACTAATCGATTACATTCGTTGAGTTTAAAACATTTTAGGCCAAACATTCATAAAGTGCAAAATGACTTGAGATATCTTTACGCGAGAAGAATTTTTCGCGTATCTCACAATGAATTTACACATGACACAAATCTAATTGAATGACATCCAAGTCATACAAAAATGATTtaaaattgacatttaaaaaCTATCAAACTCTCAGAAGATTCCCTCCCCCCTTCACATGAAGTCATAGAGACTTTTCTTTCTCATACCACTTTGAAATATACGATAATttagataatattattaattattctcTCCTCTATCATGTGTTACACTTTGAAttgataacaatttaaaaatatatagagAAAAGTCATGGAATGTGAAttcaatttaatattataataaaatatgaatgaagtGAGTTACTGAAATAtatgatatattataaaaaaatagtaaaatgcgAAAATTGATAAGGAATatcccaaaatgaaaaatagaatcCATAATGGGAGACCGATggaatattataatttataaactaaaaaagagAAAGTTACTCATGTTTTATTTAATACACTTTCTTCATTCCTAGTAgttacattttttaattttggtataTCTCATAATATTagttaatttttcatttttgataaatttgtctTCCGTATTAGGTGGACTTCATTCTCTACTAATAATACTtcgatgttttttttttctatctttttaattttaataaatttatattaaaatctgtatttatttttaggAGATGAAGATTGCATTATTTTCTTGTATAATACTTTATTCGTCTAGAAATAATTGTTGTATATAGATCGGTATGAGTTTAAGAAATGATTTGATTTTATAGAAAAAGTAGGTGAGAAACTTTAGTGAATCGTAAATTTtatcttttataataaaataagttaaTGAATGAGTATATTTAATGGAACATCTAATAGAAATATGGAATctgaagaaaataaataaagcgAAAAAAAGAGAGAGCCGAAAGGTATAACAGAAATATTTAGTCGATAAGCGTGATAGCCAAGCCCAGTTTATACCCCCTGCATTAATAATCTCTATGTAAGAATACTCTCAGTAGTTTCTAACAAATCACACAGTTCCACGTGTCAAACCAACACGGGTTTCACAGCGGAATGAGATCCTCTGCAGTGTAACAAAACACAGCATTTGCTGTTGTGCTCTAAACGCTGAAAATTATGAACAAAACGCTGACCTCTTTACTTTCTTTtcaatatgatttttttttatcgttaCTGATTCCTCATTTTATGCATTTGATTATAACTAAGCCCTACTTAATTGcttttttatgatattttaaagtTTTATTGTGGatcacttttttatttatatataatattataaaatttaattagatTCCTAATTATCATATTTATACGCACTAATTATCCAATCAGATTATAAccatgatttattttttaatatttttattctattttacaCTTTTTCTTGGTTTATTTACTATTATCaatttagttttaaaaatactttttttctttaaaatctCAAAGCTAATGATTTTATCTTAGAGTAATAATTTCTCCTTCGAATCAGTAATTGAAAtcttatttttgaattatatttaaatgcataaaataAGGAATCTTGCAAAtctacattaaaaaatattttaaaaaatcataataaaagcAAAGAGTCGCGTTTTGTTCATTATTTTCTGCGTTTAGAGCACAGCAGCAAATGCTGTGTTTTGTTACACTGCAGAGGATCTCATCTCATCCCTTTGACAGCCCAACCCAAGTTTTGATAAAGCTCAAATTAAAACTCATGTTTATATAATCCCATGGAAAGAAACCCCAATATTCGCGGCTAAATTCCACGAAAGGACATTATGGGAGCTAATATCCGCCATTTGGACCCGGAAAATAAACATTTCCAGTGATGGGAAAGACGCGTGAGCCTCTCGCGTCTTTGAAACCAAACACGCGAGAGGTTCTCGCGTGTTTGATGATACACGCGAGAGGCAAATGCGTGTTTGCCTTAAACACAAAACCCACGCCCATACACAAAACCCACATCCACAATCCAGCTCATTCTACCTTGATGAGGTCCAAACTACAGCTTGGATgactcaaaataaattaaattaaaagagagGAGAAAAACGTGAAAAAAGACGGAGAGATTTTTTGCAAATTGGATGGGCAGGGATGATATTTGGAATAGCTTTTGATTTTCATTGAACGAAtcttaaaattgaaaaagagGAGCGTGGAACTGTGGGGCAATTTcgcagaagaaaaaaaattgagaagaaGAGCTGACGTGGGTTTTGTGTTTAAGGCAAACACGCGTTTGCCTCTCGCGTGTATCATCAAACACGCGAGAGGTTCTCGCGTGTTTGGTTTCAAAGACGCGAGAGGCTCACGCGTCTTTCCCATCACTGGAAATATTTATTTTCCGGGTCCAAATGGCGGATATCAGCTCCCATAATGTCCTTTCGTGGAATTTTCTCCAATATTCGCAGCAGAGAAACCTCAATTCTCAATCTCAGAGCTCAATTCGAGAAAAAATGCATCCTCTATGGGAAATGAAGTCGATGGCGGGGAACGTTTTCTCCGCCTACGCTTCGGTGGCGACGTCGGTGATGCTGCTCCGATCCCTCGCAAACGACATCGTTCCGGAGCCGGTGAAGTCCTTCTTCCACAAGGCGTTCAGTCGTTTCTTCAAACACCTGGTGGACAGATTCCTCGGGAGGAAGCCGTCGCAGATGACGATGGTGGTGGACGAGCAGACCGGCATCGCGCGCAACCAAATCTACGACGCCGCCGAGGTCTACCTCCGCACGCGGATCAACCCCGACGCCGAGCGCCTCAAGGTCAACAAATCTCCTAAGCAGAAGAGCATCACGCTCAGCATGGTCAAGGACCAGGCCGTGGAGGACGAATTCCGCGGCGTAGATCTGAAATGGCAGTTCGTCCTCGTCGAGGCGGACGGCCAGAAAGGCAGATTCCAGCCGGAGAAGCGCTGGTTCGAGCTCACCTTTGAGAAATCGAAGAAGAATATCGTCGTGGATGAGTATCTCCCGTTTGTTCTCGCTAAGGCGCAGGAAATTAGGGACGACGATCGGGCGGTGAAGCTATTTACTCGCGATTGCCCCttcgacgacgacgacgacggcggAAACGGCGGCGGCGGATATTGGGGATGCGTTAACCTAGATCATCCGGCGACGTTTGAGAAGCTGGCGATGGATCCGGATTTGAAGCTCGCGGTGATCGAGGATTTGGATAGGTTCGTGAGGAGGAAGGATTATTATAAGAAAGTCGGAAAAGCGTGGAAAAGGGGATACCTATTGTACGGACCGCCGGGAACTGGGAAATCGAGCTTGGTCGCCGCCATGGCTAATTATTTGAAGTTCAATGTGTATGATTTGGAGCTCAGCAATCTCTACTCCAATTCCGAATTGAGGCGAATGCTGCTCTGCACCAATAACCGGTCAATCATCGTGATCGAGGATATCGATTGCAGCTCGCAGTTCCACGATAGGGACCGGGACAAGGAAATAGAGGCCGAGGCCGACACCGACGACCCGTCCAACTCCAACACTAAGGTTGTTTTTGAATACGAAAACTCGAATATACGTAAAAATGACTTTTCTTATTATGCGTCACTCTGTCTTATCTATCTGAAATACTGGCTTTGTTTGCAGTTGACGTTGTCGGGGCTATTGAATTTTATAGATGGATTGTGGTCGACGTGTGGAGACGAGAGGATAATCATCTTCACGACTAATCACAGGGAGAAACTAGACCCGGCCTTGTTAAGGCCGGGCAGAATGGATATGCATATCCACATGGGGTACTGCACGCCAGCGGGATTTGATGTGTTGGCACTCAATTATTTGGATATCAATGATCACCCGGTGTTTTTCCCGGTGATCAAAGATATGATTGAACAATTCGAGATCACTCCGGCCGAGATTGCGGAGCACTTGATGCGGAGTGAGGATGTCGACCTTGCTCTTCAAGGAGTGGT from Salvia splendens isolate huo1 unplaced genomic scaffold, SspV2 ctg1049, whole genome shotgun sequence harbors:
- the LOC121788454 gene encoding AAA-ATPase At3g50940-like; this encodes MADISSHNVLSWNFLQYSQQRNLNSQSQSSIREKMHPLWEMKSMAGNVFSAYASVATSVMLLRSLANDIVPEPVKSFFHKAFSRFFKHLVDRFLGRKPSQMTMVVDEQTGIARNQIYDAAEVYLRTRINPDAERLKVNKSPKQKSITLSMVKDQAVEDEFRGVDLKWQFVLVEADGQKGRFQPEKRWFELTFEKSKKNIVVDEYLPFVLAKAQEIRDDDRAVKLFTRDCPFDDDDDGGNGGGGYWGCVNLDHPATFEKLAMDPDLKLAVIEDLDRFVRRKDYYKKVGKAWKRGYLLYGPPGTGKSSLVAAMANYLKFNVYDLELSNLYSNSELRRMLLCTNNRSIIVIEDIDCSSQFHDRDRDKEIEAEADTDDPSNSNTKLTLSGLLNFIDGLWSTCGDERIIIFTTNHREKLDPALLRPGRMDMHIHMGYCTPAGFDVLALNYLDINDHPVFFPVIKDMIEQFEITPAEIAEHLMRSEDVDLALQGVVDLLKEKKAKQEELNMVESDAKEMKFGRDVVKSGKEKGKKGNFWESVIKFPRQQGKENTNM